The Procambarus clarkii isolate CNS0578487 chromosome 39, FALCON_Pclarkii_2.0, whole genome shotgun sequence genome window below encodes:
- the LOC138372637 gene encoding uncharacterized protein has translation MGFQAACGLQAASVLQAACGLHVPSGFQAASGLQAAYRLQAAYGLQAAYGLHGASELQATCGLHAECGLQAASRHQAASVLQAGSGLKAACGLQTAFGLPVAYVGFRHIVGSMQHVGFRQQESFRQHVDSRQLVGFRQNVGSNQLVCFRQQVGCRQHVGFRQKLGCGSMFASGSV, from the coding sequence atggggttccaggcagcatgtgggttACAGGCTGCAAGTgtgctccaggcagcatgtgggctccatgTACCAAGTGGGTTCCAGGCAGCAAGTGGGCTTCAGGCAGCATATCGGCTCCAGGCAGCATATGGCCTCCAGGCAGCATATGGACTCCATGGAGCAAGTGAGCTCCAGGCAACATGTGGGCTTCACGCAgaatgtgggctccaggcagcaagtAGGCACCAGGCAGCAAGTGTGCTCCAGGCAGGAAGTGGGCTtaaggcagcatgtgggcttcaGACAGCATTTGGGCTCCCGGTAGCATATGTGGGTTTCAGGCACATTGTGGGCTCCATGCAGCATGTGGGCTTTAGGCAGCAAGAGAGCTTCAGGCAGCATGTGGACTCCAGGCAGCTAGTGGGCTTCAGGCAGAATGTGGGCTCCAATCAGCTAGTTTGCTTCAGGCAGCAAGTGGGCtgcaggcagcatgtgggcttcaGGCAGAAATTGGGCTGCGGCAGCATGTTTGCTTCAGGCAGCGTGTGA
- the LOC138372638 gene encoding mRNA decay activator protein ZFP36L3-like has product MLPGAHLLPGAYMLSGAYMLPRAHMLPGTHMLPGVHMLPEALLLPGAHILPGAHILPGTIILPEAHKLPQAHLLPEAHLLLGVKILPEAHMLPEAHLLPEAHMLPAAQILPKAHILPEAHLLPGVHMLPEAHLLPGAHMLPGAHMLRGAHNVPEAHMQPGAQMLPDAHMLLEAHFLPEAHFLPEAHFLPGAHLIPGAHLLPGASLLPGANILPGAHMLPEAHLLPGAHVLPENPHAA; this is encoded by the coding sequence atgctgcctggagcccacttgCTACCTGGAGCCTACATGCTGTCTGGAGCCTACATGCTGCctagagcccacatgctgcctggaacCCACATGTTGCCTGGAGTCCACATGCTGCCTGAAGCCCTCTTGCTTCCTGGAGCTCACATTTTGCCTGGAGCCCACATACTGCCGGGAACCATAATTCTGCCTGAAGCTCACAAGCTGCCTCAAGCCCATTTGCTGCCTGAAGCACACTTGCTGCTTGGAGTCAAAATTCTGCCTGAAGCCCACATGCTACCTGAAGCCCACTTGCTGCCtgaagcccacatgctgcctgcaGCCCAAATTCTGCCTAAAGCCCACATTCTGCCTGAAGCCCACTTACTGCCTGGAGTCCACATGCTGCCTGAAGCTCacttgctgcctggagcccacatgctgcctggagcccacatgctgcgtGGAGCCCACAATGTGCCTGAAGCCCACATGCAGCCTGGAGCCCAAATGCTGCCTGATGCCCACATGCTGCTTGAAGCCCACTTCCTGCCTGAAGCCCACTTCCTGCCTGAAGCCCACTTCCTGCCTGGAGCACACTTGATACCCGGAGCCCACTTGCTGCCTGGTGCCTCCTTGCTGCCTGGAGCAAACAtactgcctggagcccacatgctgcctgaagcacacttgctgcctggagcccacgtGCTACCTGAAAACCCACATGCTGCCTGA